The genomic DNA aatccagcgagtctgatttacctagtgaagctgaaagctgtattgtggtggcatctagacgaagtcaatagttaattgaacttggtggttatgatggggatagcctcatttatgggtgggcgaaatgggggggtgggcgaaaagtgggtgcccgacgttacaTGACACTAATTACATGATCTGTTGGGCCCCTAAGGTCTGGCTGTGTGGAGAAGATACAGTGGAGTTTGGATGGGGTAAAGTGAGGGactctctctatctctctccctctctcccttggccgccgccgcccaggaggggggggacCGTAGCTATTTGCTACCAGAAACGCCCCCCCGCGGGATGGTCCTCCGGATCCCTTATTTTCCTCCGATCTGTGGGGGTGGTTTTCTTGGGAGCCGGCGGAGCTGGGGAGATGCCTCGGGTCGGATCACGTATAAACCTGCCCTTTAGGATGGGAGAGGTGCCGGCGTGGGGGTAGCACTTTTCGTTGGCATGGATCTTTTCTACGGTTTGGGAATAGTTGGATATTTATTTgtgtacacacacacacgacTACACAGACCGActcaaggggggggggggggcgatAAGTTGATCCCATGATGACTATTCATGCGCCGCTGGCCTGACTCCTTGCATCCTGCGGCGGGCTTTTTATACAAGAAGCTTTATTCACGACTAATTAGACTAAGTTCCTAAGTACCATTCTAttctctttctcctctctctctctctccctctctctctcttcccctccgAGCCCGTTTCCCTCCATCAACCGTCGTCATGTCTCCTTCAGCCATCGGCAATTCTCACCACCACAACGGGAACGGCACAAGCCATGCCTCACAACCGGCTCTGGCCCCGGGCCTCTACGTCCCGACGGTGGCCTTCTTCCGTGACGACGACTCAGTAGACGTCGAGACGACGACCTCCCACGCGGTCCGTCTCGCCGcagccggcgtcgccggcctcgtcaccCACGGCTCCAACGGCGAAGCCGTCCACCTCGACCACGCCGAACGACAACTCATCAACCGGACCACGCGGGCGGCcctcgacgcggccgggAAGGCCGACCTCCCCCTGATCGTCGGCTGCGGCGCCCAGTCGACGAGGGAAACCGTCCAGCTCTGCCGCGAAGCCGCCTCGTCGGGCGGCGACTACGCCCTCGTCCTGCCGCCGGCCTACtacggcggcctcctcgccaccgACCACATCCTGCAGCACTTCCgcgaggtcgccgacgagagccccgtccccgtcctcATCTACAACTACCCGGGCGCCTGCAGCGGCCTGGACCTCAACTCCGacaccatcatcgccctGTCGAGGCACCCCAACATCGTCGGCGTGAAGCTGACGTGCGGGAACACGGGCAAGCTGGCCCGGATagccgccgccacgacgGCCCCGAAGAAGggcagcggcgacgccgaggccggcacagccgccaccgccgccccgtTCCGGACGTTCGGTGGCAGCGTCGACTTCACGCTGCAGACgctggtcgtcggcggccacggcatcatcggcggcacgGGTAACATCGCGCCCCGGGCCTGCGTGCGGCTCATGACCCTCTGGGACGAGGggaagctggccgaggcgagggagCTGCAGGCCGTCGTGGCGCGGGGCGACTGGACAGCCATCCAGGGCGGCTTCGTCTCGGTCAAGGCGGCGCTGCAGGAGTACTACTCATACGGAGGGCTCCCCCGGAGACCATGCGCGCTGCTGGAGGGGGAGCGCCTCACGAAGCAGCTTGACGGCTTCGCCGAGCTGGTTGCGCTGGAGAGAGCGTTGGAGAAGTAGATTAAGGACTAAATATCATGTAGAACGTGGAGAGGCAGACTGCAGAAGCACTGCATAGTCACAATGCATTAATTCAACTTCCCTGAGCGTCCATTGCTTGTAAGACCAGGAGCCTGTCCTGTCCCAAAACCCTGCATAAACGCCTCGATTCTTTAGGTCTTGTTGATCCTGAGTCTGTATCGTTCACAAAGACCTCTTTCCAGTCATGTTTTTGACGGTAGAGGCACTGTCTCTGTAGCCCAAAGAATCCCGGATGTATCAACTGTCGCTCAGCTCGACTCTCGAGACACCATTTGTTGATTATTCTCATTACAGCCAGGTTCCAATCTATCCCTCACATTCCCGCATCAAGCAGAAGTGAACTAAATCTACCTCAGCTCTTCCGATGCTGATGGTTCCAGGCCACACAGTCCAAGGGGGTAACAAGCTGGCCCCCACGTAAGATGTCACTCAAGTCAAATCCGTCGAAGCGGCTCGTGAACATCCCCGACTCGTGATGCTGACCCTGACCCCCAACTACCCCGTATTATGCGGGTCAGACACCGGGGCTTGCCCGATGTGATGCGGGTTGCTGCGATCCCAATGGGCTGATCATCCCCCCTCTACCACTCAGCTTTCCCCGCTGGTTCCTCCGTGACGACTTGCGCGGGCATGGCTGGCAAGCTAGTGAGCTGGCCACCTCATCGTGACAATACACGAATCACCTGAGCTCCACTTCATGCAGAGTTCTGTTTGCAGCCGAAGCTCGGATCTAGCTGGGGGGAATAATACGGACACGCACAAGTTTCAACGGAGTGCTGTCGTGGGGGTCTCAAACGTCCTCCaagatgggggaggggggcctCTGACATTTGGCGAACAAGATGATGATCGGTgggatgaggatgacggaTATGAAGGTAGATATCAGACGAAGGACTCAAGATGGACATTGGACTCTCTAAAAACAATACGCAACAATAGCAACAATGTCGAGCATTCTTGAAAAGCTTTTCTCTTTGGACGGCCGTACGGCTGTGGTGACTGGAGGCACCAGAGGCATCGGCCAGGCCATGGCATTATCGCTGGCGGAAGCGGGTTCAGATATCATTCTCATCCAAGTAAGCGTGGCACCCCTGAGATGGACAACAATAGGCACACCGATTCCTGTTTCTGACACCACAGCAGAGAGACGAGAGCAACACGGAAACCAAGAGGCAAATCGAGGCAATCGGCAGGACGGCCACCGTCTACACGGCGGACCTGTCCAACCAGGACCAAGTAGAGGGCCTGACGCAACggatcctcgccgacggccacgaCGTCAGCATCCTCGTCACCTGCGCCGGCATCCAGCGCAGACACCCGGCCCACCGGTTCCCCATGGGCGACTGGGACGAGGTGCTGCAGGTCAACCTGAAGACGGTCTGGACCCTCTGCCGCGACCTGGGCGCCTACATGCTCACGCGGCCACCGAACCCGACCACCGGCCACCGCGGCAGCATCATCAACGTCGCCTCGCTCGTCAGCTTCCAAGGGGGCATCACGGTGCCCGCGTAcgcggcggccaagggcgGCATCGCGCAGCTCACAAAGGCCCTGAGTAACGAGTGGGCGGGCCAGGGGgtcaacgtcaacgccgTGGCGCCGGGGTACGTCGCCACGGACATGAACGAGGCGCTCATGGGCGACCCCGGGCGCGCGGCGGGCATCCTGGCGCGGATCCCCGCGGGCAGATGGGGCACGCCCGAGGACTTCAAGGGCGCCACGGTGTTCCTCGCGGGGGCGGGGAGCCTGTACGTTTCGGGCGAGCTGCTGACCGTCGACGGGGGCTGGATGGGCCGGTGAGTGGcgttggtgtgtgtgtgtgtgtgtatgtgtgtggACGGATGCGGTATTCAGGATGGTGCTCTGGCCGGATGTTGTCCAGCTTAGGGAGACTGGATGTGACACTTGGGGTGTCTCCGGTGGACCACATCGTCTGCTGACAATCAACTCTTTTGTAAATATCCCGACGGCACTTGGGGGGATGGTGGTGGTCTGGCCCAGTTGATCACTCAGTGGGGGTTGACTTGAGAGCTTAACAGGTTTCCGCAGTATTGGTTGATCTACGTGGTCAGTCACTAGCGATGTTTTATTTAGGCA from Colletotrichum higginsianum IMI 349063 chromosome 3, whole genome shotgun sequence includes the following:
- a CDS encoding dihydrodipicolinate synthetase, coding for MSPSAIGNSHHHNGNGTSHASQPALAPGLYVPTVAFFRDDDSVDVETTTSHAVRLAAAGVAGLVTHGSNGEAVHLDHAERQLINRTTRAALDAAGKADLPLIVGCGAQSTRETVQLCREAASSGGDYALVLPPAYYGGLLATDHILQHFREVADESPVPVLIYNYPGACSGLDLNSDTIIALSRHPNIVGVKLTCGNTGKLARIAAATTAPKKGSGDAEAGTAATAAPFRTFGGSVDFTLQTLVVGGHGIIGGTGNIAPRACVRLMTLWDEGKLAEARELQAVVARGDWTAIQGGFVSVKAALQEYYSYGGLPRRPCALLEGERLTKQLDGFAELVALERALEK
- a CDS encoding 2-deoxy-D-gluconate 3-dehydrogenase produces the protein MSSILEKLFSLDGRTAVVTGGTRGIGQAMALSLAEAGSDIILIQRDESNTETKRQIEAIGRTATVYTADLSNQDQVEGLTQRILADGHDVSILVTCAGIQRRHPAHRFPMGDWDEVLQVNLKTVWTLCRDLGAYMLTRPPNPTTGHRGSIINVASLVSFQGGITVPAYAAAKGGIAQLTKALSNEWAGQGVNVNAVAPGYVATDMNEALMGDPGRAAGILARIPAGRWGTPEDFKGATVFLAGAGSLYVSGELLTVDGGWMGR